A single genomic interval of Nitratidesulfovibrio sp. SRB-5 harbors:
- the qrcD gene encoding menaquinone reductase integral membrane subunit QrcD encodes MDKNYDLPIDAALFPEGCTRCSLSKFLVWITAVMVVFGWGLYAAYRVLAEGLGVTGLDDYFGFGLWITFDLAVIALGAGAFFTGLLRYILNIDPLKNIINLTVIVGFLCYSGAMLVLVLDVGQPLRAWFGYWHANVHSMLTEVIFCITCYCLVLVIEYVPLILEQKQLNSNKLVHAIAHNFHLMMPLFAGIGAFLSTFHQGSLGGMYGVLFARPYIARDGFFIWPWTFFLYVLSAVGSGPVFTVLVCTIMEKMTGKQLVSWEIKSLMGKIAGTMLTVYMVFKLADTWAWANDILPRSGLTFDQVFYGWIYGKWLLWAELFACGVLPAILLIIPSTRNNRTLFYTAAILDCIGVTINRYVMTVQALAAPVMPFDSWETYAPNWAEWGASAMIMAYAALILSLSYRYLPVFPQETKLNK; translated from the coding sequence ATGGATAAGAACTACGACCTTCCCATCGACGCCGCGCTGTTCCCCGAAGGCTGCACGCGCTGCTCGCTGTCCAAGTTCCTCGTCTGGATCACCGCCGTCATGGTGGTGTTCGGGTGGGGCCTGTACGCCGCCTACCGGGTGCTGGCCGAAGGCCTTGGCGTGACCGGGCTGGACGACTACTTCGGGTTCGGCCTGTGGATCACCTTCGACCTTGCGGTCATCGCCCTGGGCGCCGGTGCGTTCTTCACGGGCCTGCTCCGCTACATCCTGAACATCGATCCGCTGAAGAACATCATCAACCTCACGGTCATCGTGGGCTTCCTGTGCTACTCGGGCGCCATGCTCGTCCTGGTGCTCGACGTGGGCCAGCCGCTGCGCGCATGGTTCGGCTACTGGCACGCCAACGTGCACTCCATGCTGACAGAAGTTATCTTCTGCATCACCTGCTACTGCCTCGTGCTGGTCATCGAGTACGTCCCGCTGATCCTTGAGCAGAAGCAGCTGAACAGCAACAAGCTGGTGCATGCCATCGCCCACAACTTCCACCTGATGATGCCGCTCTTTGCCGGTATCGGCGCCTTCCTGTCCACGTTCCACCAGGGGTCGCTGGGCGGCATGTACGGCGTGCTCTTCGCCCGCCCGTACATCGCGCGCGACGGCTTCTTCATCTGGCCCTGGACCTTCTTCCTGTATGTCCTTTCCGCCGTGGGTTCCGGGCCGGTGTTCACCGTGCTCGTGTGCACCATCATGGAAAAGATGACCGGCAAGCAGCTGGTCAGCTGGGAAATCAAGAGCCTGATGGGCAAGATCGCCGGCACCATGCTGACCGTGTACATGGTCTTCAAGCTGGCGGACACCTGGGCGTGGGCCAATGACATCCTGCCCCGTTCCGGCCTGACCTTCGACCAGGTCTTCTACGGCTGGATCTACGGCAAGTGGCTGCTGTGGGCGGAACTGTTCGCCTGCGGCGTGCTGCCCGCCATCCTGCTGATCATCCCGTCCACGCGCAACAACCGCACGCTGTTCTACACGGCGGCGATCCTGGACTGCATCGGGGTGACCATCAACCGCTACGTCATGACCGTGCAGGCCCTGGCCGCGCCGGTGATGCCCTTCGACAGCTGGGAAACCTATGCCCCCAACTGGGCGGAATGGGGCGCCAGCGCCATGATCATGGCCTACGCGGCCCTGATTCTCAGCCTTTCGTACCGCTACCTGCCGGTGTTCCCGCAGGAGACGAAGCTGAACAAGTAG
- the qrcC gene encoding menaquinone reductase iron-sulfur cluster-binding subunit QrcC — MSSFKEFKIKWGMAIDLDKCTGCGACMVACQAENNIAPQPDASNKLKSLNWLVVYELNNGKPFPEHEVAYLPRPCMQCGKPSCVSVCPVIATDKNEEGGIVSQVYPRCIGCRYCMASCPYHARYFNWFDPTWPEGMDKTLTPDVSVRPRGVVEKCSFCHHRFMQAKDKARVEGRDPNALNDGDYITSCTEACPNGAIVFGDVNNPAHKVHDLVKGKYAFRLLERLGTDPQVYYISRREWVRRLGDNYLENEKVKG, encoded by the coding sequence ATGTCCTCATTCAAGGAATTCAAGATCAAGTGGGGAATGGCCATCGACCTGGACAAATGTACGGGTTGCGGCGCGTGCATGGTCGCCTGCCAGGCCGAGAACAACATCGCCCCCCAGCCGGACGCCAGCAACAAGCTGAAGTCGCTGAACTGGCTGGTCGTATATGAACTGAACAACGGAAAGCCCTTCCCCGAGCATGAAGTGGCCTACCTGCCCCGCCCCTGCATGCAGTGCGGCAAGCCCTCGTGCGTGTCGGTGTGCCCCGTCATCGCCACCGACAAGAACGAGGAAGGCGGCATCGTCAGCCAGGTCTACCCCCGGTGCATCGGGTGCCGATACTGCATGGCCTCGTGTCCCTACCATGCCCGGTACTTCAACTGGTTCGACCCGACCTGGCCCGAAGGCATGGACAAGACCCTGACCCCCGACGTGTCGGTGCGTCCGCGCGGCGTGGTGGAAAAGTGCTCGTTCTGCCACCACCGCTTCATGCAGGCCAAGGACAAGGCCCGCGTGGAAGGTCGTGATCCCAACGCGCTCAACGACGGCGACTACATCACCTCGTGCACCGAGGCCTGCCCCAACGGGGCCATCGTGTTCGGCGACGTGAACAATCCCGCGCACAAGGTGCATGATCTCGTGAAGGGCAAGTACGCCTTCCGGCTGCTGGAACGCCTGGGCACCGACCCGCAGGTGTACTACATCAGCCGCCGCGAGTGGGTACGCCGCCTTGGCGACAACTATCTCGAAAACGAAAAGGTCAAAGGGTAG
- the qrcB gene encoding menaquinone reductase molybdopterin-binding-like subunit QrcB, translating to MALDRRGFLKFIGGATAGILATPVVWKSLDDVSIWTQNWSWIPRNIDGANSYVPTVSKLCPSAVGVKVRLVDGRPVRVLTNNDHPLGGGLSSIAAAEVQLLYSPSRMKRPLKRTADGAYVGITWEEAEAMLVEGLKKAKGGDKLAVISGDETGTINELFTALAAEMGSKSCFLMPGEAQSAAKAWELMGGEGQVGYDIEKSDYVLAIGANVLETWGPVIRNRHAFRVGRPHGEAPAVRFAYAGPVQNNTAATADTWLAIRPGTEAVLALGLANLLIKAGATSPAADFADFKALAAKFTPEQVAAQTGVDAKRLAAVAQELAKAKRPLVIAGSEIGQGGGAAPVLAGLALNALLGSMNREGGIRALPYARKVVPAAMDRKALLQNDLVAWLGKVASGKSAAPQAVVFYEANPVYALPQADAVKATLAKVPFKVAFTSFLDETAMACDLVLPVPMGLERFDDVDTPYGCGQVVYALAVPALAPLVDARPAGDVVIGVAKKLGADLGVAAFADALKAKAEARGASFTEPSATNAHVSNAVLPVNGIALRADVLSKAIDVKAPAFPVALAPVAKLNVGTSKTATPPFNTKTVRRWEIQGKELYVMMNGATAAKLGLRMHDRIELSNPAGKFTARVNLFEGVINDTVAVPAGHGHTAFDEFSKGKGENVMRLLAAGAEPGTGLSVWTSAGVNIAKA from the coding sequence ATGGCTCTGGACAGAAGAGGTTTCCTGAAGTTCATCGGCGGCGCCACCGCGGGTATTCTCGCCACCCCCGTCGTCTGGAAAAGCCTGGACGACGTGTCCATCTGGACGCAGAACTGGTCGTGGATTCCCCGCAACATCGACGGCGCCAACTCGTACGTGCCCACCGTCAGCAAGCTGTGCCCGTCCGCCGTCGGCGTGAAGGTGCGGCTGGTGGACGGCCGCCCGGTGCGCGTGCTGACCAACAACGATCATCCCCTCGGCGGCGGGCTTTCGTCCATCGCCGCGGCGGAAGTGCAACTGCTGTACAGCCCCTCCCGCATGAAGCGCCCCCTCAAGCGTACCGCCGACGGCGCGTACGTGGGCATCACCTGGGAAGAGGCGGAAGCCATGCTGGTGGAAGGCCTGAAAAAGGCCAAGGGCGGCGACAAGCTTGCCGTCATCTCCGGTGACGAAACCGGCACCATCAACGAGCTGTTCACGGCGCTGGCCGCCGAGATGGGCTCCAAGTCCTGCTTCCTCATGCCCGGCGAGGCCCAGTCCGCCGCCAAGGCGTGGGAACTGATGGGCGGCGAAGGCCAGGTGGGCTACGACATCGAGAAGAGCGACTACGTGCTCGCCATCGGTGCCAACGTGCTCGAAACCTGGGGCCCGGTCATCCGCAATCGCCACGCCTTCCGGGTGGGCCGCCCCCATGGCGAAGCCCCGGCCGTGCGTTTCGCCTATGCGGGCCCGGTGCAGAACAACACCGCCGCCACCGCCGACACGTGGCTGGCCATCCGCCCCGGCACCGAAGCGGTGCTGGCGCTGGGCCTGGCCAACCTGCTGATCAAGGCGGGCGCCACCAGCCCCGCCGCCGACTTCGCCGACTTCAAGGCTCTGGCCGCCAAGTTCACCCCTGAACAGGTGGCAGCCCAGACCGGCGTGGACGCCAAGCGTCTTGCCGCCGTGGCCCAGGAACTGGCCAAGGCCAAGCGGCCTCTGGTCATCGCCGGGTCCGAGATCGGACAGGGCGGCGGCGCGGCCCCCGTGCTGGCCGGTCTTGCCCTGAACGCGCTGCTGGGCTCCATGAACCGCGAAGGCGGCATCCGTGCCCTGCCTTACGCCCGCAAGGTCGTACCCGCTGCCATGGACCGCAAGGCCCTGCTGCAGAACGACCTGGTGGCATGGCTCGGCAAGGTGGCCTCCGGCAAGTCCGCCGCCCCGCAGGCGGTGGTCTTCTACGAAGCCAACCCCGTCTACGCGCTGCCCCAGGCCGACGCAGTCAAGGCCACGCTGGCCAAGGTGCCCTTCAAGGTGGCCTTCACCAGCTTCCTTGATGAAACCGCCATGGCCTGCGACCTCGTGCTGCCGGTGCCCATGGGCCTTGAACGCTTCGACGACGTGGACACCCCCTACGGCTGCGGCCAGGTGGTCTACGCCCTTGCCGTGCCCGCGCTGGCGCCCCTGGTGGACGCCCGCCCGGCAGGCGACGTGGTCATCGGCGTGGCTAAAAAGCTGGGCGCCGACCTTGGCGTTGCCGCCTTTGCCGACGCCCTGAAGGCCAAGGCAGAAGCCCGCGGCGCGAGCTTCACCGAGCCTTCGGCCACCAACGCGCACGTGAGCAACGCGGTGCTGCCGGTCAACGGCATCGCACTGCGCGCCGACGTACTTTCCAAGGCCATTGACGTGAAGGCCCCGGCCTTCCCCGTCGCCCTCGCTCCGGTCGCCAAGCTGAACGTTGGCACCAGCAAGACCGCCACCCCGCCCTTCAACACCAAGACCGTCCGGCGCTGGGAAATCCAGGGCAAGGAACTCTACGTGATGATGAACGGGGCCACGGCCGCCAAGCTGGGCCTGCGGATGCACGACCGCATCGAGCTCTCGAACCCCGCCGGAAAATTCACGGCGCGGGTGAACCTGTTCGAAGGCGTCATCAACGATACGGTGGCCGTCCCTGCCGGGCACGGGCACACCGCCTTCGACGAGTTCAGCAAGGGCAAGGGCGAAAACGTCATGCGCCTGCTCGCAGCTGGTGCGGAACCCGGCACGGGCCTTTCGGTCTGGACCAGCGCCGGCGTAAACATCGCCAAAGCATAA
- the qrcA gene encoding menaquinone reductase multiheme cytochrome c subunit QrcA: MEDRQLNSSDCAKDGGKCCGGGITPFLVGLVVSLIFGWWVFPDMMYSKKEQPIRFSHKVHMESAGMECKQCHVLREDGTFAGLPSTASCADCHSDVLGSDPEEARFVNEYVKTGKEVKWLVYQIQPDNVFFSHAAHSLDGCNQCHDFKESELCAQCHPDVANSDSAPTYFENKLTGYSKQTMKMWQCERCHANENHYGVTNSSNACFVCHK; the protein is encoded by the coding sequence ATGGAGGACAGGCAGTTAAACAGTTCAGACTGCGCGAAGGATGGCGGTAAGTGCTGCGGCGGCGGCATCACCCCGTTTCTCGTGGGTCTGGTCGTATCGCTCATCTTCGGCTGGTGGGTGTTCCCTGACATGATGTACAGCAAGAAGGAACAACCGATACGCTTCAGCCACAAGGTGCACATGGAAAGCGCGGGCATGGAATGCAAGCAGTGTCATGTGCTGCGTGAGGACGGGACCTTCGCGGGTCTGCCCTCCACGGCCAGCTGTGCCGACTGTCATTCCGACGTGCTCGGGTCCGATCCCGAGGAAGCCCGCTTCGTCAACGAGTACGTGAAAACCGGCAAGGAAGTTAAGTGGCTGGTCTACCAGATCCAGCCCGACAACGTCTTCTTCAGCCATGCCGCCCATTCCCTTGACGGCTGCAACCAGTGTCACGACTTCAAGGAGTCGGAACTGTGCGCCCAGTGCCACCCCGACGTGGCCAACTCCGACAGCGCACCGACCTACTTCGAGAACAAGCTGACCGGTTACAGCAAGCAAACCATGAAGATGTGGCAATGCGAACGCTGTCACGCCAATGAGAACCACTACGGCGTGACGAATTCCAGCAATGCCTGCTTCGTCTGCCACAAGTAA
- a CDS encoding mannose-1-phosphate guanylyltransferase/mannose-6-phosphate isomerase — protein sequence MTTSPANAAPTPLDRCHAVILAGGSGTRLWPLSRALFPKQLLALNGDLSLLQQTVRRVLSLFPPERVHIVTNEEHVFEVRAQARALNERLDTQVLAEPVGRNTLPAILLGLDAAMNAPTNAAEADDAAQPPLLAVFPSDHQLHDEVRWGAAVTRAAGLAADGWTVTFGVPPTTPETGYGYIRRGELLPNADTAAKGDAFAVDGFVEKPDLETARGFLRQGMHFWNSGMFVFNGGVLLAAVERFQPQLAAWWTTRTDTSLTPGIPLTHGYSTLPSISIDYGIMEHVDRIAVVEAAFGWDDLGSWEALYRLGAKDERGCVIQGDTMALDCDDCLLLSRGGKLVAIGLSNVIAVQTRDATLICAKDQVQRVKDVVEKLKAEKSPLVDVHLTVRRPWGNYTVLDEGPGRKVKRIEVNPGARLSLQMHHHRSEHWVVAKGAALVQVGNEERTLTENEWVDIPKATLHRLTNPGRIPLELIEIQSGPYLGEDDIVRFDDVYGRRKEG from the coding sequence ATGACCACATCCCCCGCCAACGCCGCTCCCACCCCGCTCGACCGTTGCCATGCCGTCATCCTGGCGGGCGGATCCGGCACCCGGCTGTGGCCTCTTTCGCGCGCGTTGTTCCCCAAGCAGCTGCTGGCCCTGAACGGCGACCTTTCCCTGCTCCAGCAGACCGTGCGCCGCGTGCTCTCGCTGTTCCCCCCCGAACGGGTGCACATCGTGACCAACGAGGAACACGTGTTCGAGGTGCGCGCCCAGGCCCGCGCCCTGAACGAACGACTGGACACCCAGGTGCTGGCCGAGCCGGTGGGCCGCAACACCCTGCCCGCCATCCTGCTGGGCCTGGACGCTGCCATGAACGCCCCCACGAACGCCGCGGAAGCGGACGATGCCGCCCAGCCCCCCCTGCTGGCGGTATTCCCGTCCGACCACCAGTTGCACGACGAGGTCCGTTGGGGGGCCGCCGTCACGCGCGCCGCGGGCCTTGCCGCCGATGGCTGGACCGTCACCTTCGGGGTGCCGCCCACCACGCCGGAAACAGGCTACGGCTACATCCGCCGGGGCGAGCTTCTGCCCAACGCCGATACCGCGGCCAAAGGCGACGCCTTCGCCGTGGACGGCTTCGTCGAAAAGCCGGACCTGGAAACCGCGCGCGGCTTTCTGCGCCAGGGCATGCATTTCTGGAACAGCGGCATGTTCGTGTTCAACGGCGGCGTGCTGCTGGCGGCGGTGGAACGTTTTCAGCCACAGCTTGCCGCCTGGTGGACCACCCGCACGGACACCAGCCTGACTCCTGGCATTCCGCTTACCCACGGCTACTCCACCCTGCCGTCCATATCCATAGACTATGGCATCATGGAGCACGTGGACCGCATTGCCGTGGTGGAGGCCGCCTTCGGCTGGGACGACCTGGGCAGTTGGGAAGCGCTGTACCGCCTGGGCGCCAAGGACGAACGCGGCTGCGTGATCCAGGGCGACACCATGGCGCTGGACTGCGACGACTGCCTGCTGCTCTCGCGCGGGGGCAAGCTGGTGGCCATCGGACTTTCGAACGTCATCGCCGTGCAGACCCGCGACGCCACTCTCATCTGCGCCAAGGACCAGGTGCAGCGGGTGAAGGACGTGGTAGAGAAACTGAAGGCCGAAAAGAGCCCGCTGGTGGACGTGCACCTTACGGTGCGCCGCCCCTGGGGCAATTACACGGTGCTCGACGAAGGCCCCGGACGCAAGGTCAAGCGCATAGAGGTGAACCCCGGCGCGCGCCTGTCGCTGCAAATGCACCATCACCGCAGCGAGCACTGGGTGGTGGCGAAAGGTGCCGCGCTTGTGCAGGTTGGCAACGAGGAACGCACCCTGACCGAAAATGAATGGGTGGACATCCCGAAAGCCACCCTTCATCGGCTAACCAATCCGGGCCGCATTCCTCTTGAACTCATTGAAATCCAAAGTGGTCCGTATTTGGGCGAAGACGACATCGTTCGCTTCGACGACGTCTACGGGCGCCGCAAAGAGGGCTGA
- the rfbC gene encoding dTDP-4-dehydrorhamnose 3,5-epimerase — translation MQIIETGIPGLLRLEPRVFRDERGFFLETYRRDLFAALGVPAGFVQDNHARSEQPGVLRGLHFQLPPATQSKLVWVTRGSVFDVAVDLRAGSPTYGKWYGCELSERNFARLFVPRGFAHGYMTLEPGTEFQYKVDAYYSPERDAGIAWDDPDLGITWPDIAPALPILSDKDRRLPRLRDFQSPFTFEPASPAKADA, via the coding sequence TTGCAGATCATCGAAACCGGCATTCCCGGCCTGCTCCGGCTGGAGCCGCGCGTGTTCCGCGACGAACGCGGCTTCTTTCTCGAAACCTACCGCCGAGACCTGTTTGCTGCACTGGGCGTGCCCGCCGGGTTCGTGCAGGACAACCACGCCCGGTCGGAACAGCCCGGCGTGCTGCGCGGCCTGCACTTCCAGTTGCCCCCCGCCACCCAGTCCAAGCTGGTCTGGGTTACCCGGGGCTCGGTCTTCGACGTGGCCGTGGACCTGCGTGCCGGCTCGCCCACCTATGGCAAATGGTACGGCTGCGAACTGAGCGAACGCAACTTCGCGCGGCTGTTCGTGCCCCGCGGTTTCGCCCACGGGTACATGACCCTGGAGCCGGGCACCGAGTTCCAGTACAAGGTCGACGCCTACTACTCGCCGGAGCGGGATGCGGGCATCGCCTGGGACGACCCGGACCTGGGCATCACCTGGCCGGACATCGCCCCCGCCCTGCCCATTCTTTCGGACAAGGACCGCCGCCTGCCCCGGCTGCGCGATTTCCAGTCGCCGTTCACCTTCGAACCCGCCTCCCCGGCAAAGGCCGACGCATGA
- a CDS encoding ATP-binding protein produces MVFEDAGTAREAALEAEIARLRGERDAARSAERTLRDILTSIPDLLTVHDRAEQVVFSNWQGDNVRWETQGGDQHGRSCFGCYFRGEKSCDACQIAEVFDTGRQKIIELYNPDSRTFRSITVFPVRNASGQVAMVAEYVRDVTETRRMERELRVAKEAAEAADKAKSEFLASMSHEIRTPMNGVLGMLDLALDTPLDEEQREYLEAAQNSAESLLALINDILDFSKIEAGMVELDSQVFRLRKRLSTLHTMFVHRAEEKGLGFAFLVPEDVPDGLVGDPMRLRQVLVNLLDNALKFTEAGRVSLAVRTVQATPESMLLEFSVTDSGPGILDKHREHIFERFVQADGSLSRRHKGTGLGLAICKRLALLMGGDIRVDSAPGQGSTFHFTARFATARLEGEEAARAPVQTPEPECRARILVAEDHPMNLMFIEKFLQKQGYEVLSVTDGSEVVPALRKQEFDLVLMDIAMPVMDGMEATRMVRKAQGMATSSGVPIIAMTAHAMKGDREQFLAAGMDDYIGKPINSDNLRSLLLKHIQKCRRGGAAGAGDGALGGAG; encoded by the coding sequence ATGGTGTTCGAAGATGCCGGAACAGCACGCGAGGCCGCACTGGAGGCTGAAATCGCGCGGTTGCGAGGCGAGCGTGACGCCGCGCGTTCCGCCGAGCGTACCTTGCGCGACATCCTGACCTCGATTCCCGACCTGCTGACGGTGCACGATCGGGCGGAACAGGTGGTGTTCAGCAACTGGCAGGGCGACAACGTGCGCTGGGAGACGCAGGGCGGCGACCAGCACGGCAGAAGCTGCTTCGGCTGCTATTTTCGCGGCGAGAAGTCCTGCGACGCCTGCCAGATAGCAGAGGTGTTCGATACAGGACGCCAGAAGATCATCGAGCTGTACAACCCCGATTCGCGCACCTTTCGCTCCATCACCGTGTTTCCGGTGCGCAACGCCTCTGGTCAGGTGGCCATGGTGGCGGAATACGTACGCGACGTGACCGAGACCCGCCGCATGGAGCGCGAACTGCGCGTGGCCAAGGAGGCCGCCGAGGCGGCGGACAAGGCCAAGAGCGAGTTCCTGGCCTCCATGAGCCACGAAATACGCACCCCCATGAACGGCGTGCTCGGCATGCTGGACCTTGCGCTGGACACCCCGCTGGACGAGGAGCAGCGCGAATACCTGGAGGCGGCGCAGAATTCCGCCGAATCGCTGCTGGCGCTGATCAACGACATCCTCGACTTTTCCAAGATCGAGGCGGGGATGGTGGAACTGGACAGCCAGGTGTTCCGCCTGCGCAAGCGCCTGTCCACCCTGCACACCATGTTCGTGCACCGGGCCGAGGAAAAGGGGCTGGGCTTTGCCTTTCTGGTGCCGGAAGACGTGCCCGACGGCCTTGTGGGCGACCCCATGCGCCTGCGCCAGGTGCTGGTGAACCTGCTGGACAACGCCCTGAAGTTCACCGAGGCGGGCCGCGTGTCGCTTGCCGTGCGCACCGTGCAGGCCACGCCGGAATCCATGCTGCTGGAATTTTCCGTCACCGATTCCGGGCCCGGCATTCTGGACAAGCACCGCGAGCACATCTTCGAGCGGTTCGTGCAGGCGGACGGATCACTTTCGCGCCGTCACAAGGGCACGGGCCTTGGGCTGGCCATCTGCAAGCGGCTGGCCCTGCTCATGGGCGGGGACATTCGCGTGGACAGCGCGCCGGGTCAGGGCAGCACCTTCCACTTCACGGCGCGCTTCGCCACGGCACGCCTGGAAGGCGAAGAAGCCGCCCGAGCGCCGGTGCAGACGCCCGAGCCGGAATGCCGGGCGCGCATCCTGGTGGCGGAAGACCACCCCATGAACCTGATGTTCATCGAGAAATTTCTGCAAAAGCAGGGCTACGAGGTGCTGTCCGTGACGGATGGCAGCGAGGTGGTGCCTGCGCTGCGCAAGCAGGAATTCGACCTGGTGCTGATGGATATCGCCATGCCGGTCATGGATGGCATGGAGGCCACGCGCATGGTGCGCAAGGCCCAGGGCATGGCCACCAGCAGCGGCGTGCCCATCATCGCCATGACCGCCCACGCCATGAAGGGCGACCGCGAGCAGTTTCTGGCGGCGGGAATGGACGACTACATCGGCAAGCCCATCAATTCCGACAACCTGCGCAGCCTGCTGCTGAAGCACATCCAGAAGTGCCGCCGGGGCGGGGCCGCGGGGGCGGGGGATGGAGCTTTGGGCGGTGCCGGGTAG
- the gmd gene encoding GDP-mannose 4,6-dehydratase → MKKALITGITGQDGAYLARFLLDKGYEVHGIKRRSSLFNTQRVDAIYQGVHARDKRFFLHYGDLTDSTNIIRLVQDIQPDEIYNLGAQSHVQVSFAAPEYTADVDALGTLRVLEAVRLLGLEKKTRIYQASTSELYGLVQEVPQRETTPFYPRSPYACAKLYAYWITVNYREAYGMYACNGILFNHESPLRGETFVTRKVTRALPRIILGMDECLYMGNVNALRDWGHARDYVRMMWLMLQQAAPEDFVIASGEQHSVREFIEEASRSLGLVLSWEGLGTDEVARVASFDKAVLMALLDRQMQGEASSTKDAFIAETLSAMERNPLLKPGSVIVRIDPRYFRPTEVETLLGDASKAKAKLGWASKITFQELVREMVEEDFAAARRDSLCIQAGFDVHEVRE, encoded by the coding sequence ATGAAAAAGGCTTTGATCACAGGGATTACCGGTCAGGACGGGGCATATCTTGCCCGTTTTTTGTTGGACAAGGGCTATGAAGTTCATGGCATCAAGCGTCGTTCATCCCTGTTCAATACCCAACGGGTAGACGCCATCTACCAGGGCGTGCACGCCAGGGATAAGCGCTTTTTTCTGCACTACGGCGACCTGACCGACAGCACCAACATCATTCGCCTGGTTCAGGATATCCAACCTGACGAGATTTATAATCTCGGTGCCCAGAGCCACGTGCAGGTCTCTTTTGCGGCGCCCGAGTATACGGCCGATGTCGATGCCCTGGGCACGCTCCGCGTGTTGGAGGCCGTCCGTCTCCTTGGCCTGGAAAAGAAAACCCGCATCTACCAGGCGTCCACATCCGAACTGTACGGCCTTGTCCAGGAAGTACCGCAACGGGAAACCACGCCGTTTTATCCCCGTTCGCCGTATGCGTGCGCCAAACTGTATGCCTACTGGATTACGGTAAACTACCGTGAGGCATACGGCATGTATGCCTGCAACGGGATACTCTTCAATCACGAATCCCCGTTGCGCGGCGAAACCTTCGTCACCCGCAAGGTGACGCGAGCCCTGCCGCGGATCATCCTCGGCATGGACGAATGCCTGTACATGGGCAACGTAAACGCCCTGCGCGACTGGGGGCATGCCCGTGACTACGTCCGGATGATGTGGCTGATGCTGCAACAGGCTGCTCCGGAAGATTTCGTCATCGCCTCCGGCGAACAGCATTCGGTGCGCGAATTCATCGAAGAAGCCTCTCGAAGCCTTGGGCTTGTCTTGTCCTGGGAAGGGCTGGGTACCGACGAAGTGGCCCGGGTTGCCTCGTTCGACAAGGCCGTTTTGATGGCGCTGCTCGACAGGCAGATGCAGGGCGAGGCTTCATCCACCAAGGACGCGTTCATTGCCGAAACACTGTCGGCCATGGAACGAAACCCCCTGCTGAAGCCGGGGAGCGTCATCGTGCGCATCGACCCGCGCTATTTTCGGCCCACGGAAGTGGAAACGCTTCTGGGCGACGCGTCCAAGGCCAAGGCAAAGCTTGGCTGGGCGTCGAAGATCACGTTCCAGGAACTTGTCCGGGAGATGGTGGAGGAAGACTTCGCCGCTGCTCGGCGCGACAGCTTGTGCATCCAGGCCGGATTCGACGTGCATGAGGTGCGTGAATGA